The following coding sequences lie in one Panicum virgatum strain AP13 chromosome 6N, P.virgatum_v5, whole genome shotgun sequence genomic window:
- the LOC120680215 gene encoding alpha carbonic anhydrase 7-like — translation MGRRPSLGLAPAAAAAAAVLLLIAAAAPAARAQEETEDEHEFSYDPRDAHGPARWGAIKAEWANCSAGRMQSPIDLSHERVTLARALGYLDHAYRAAAASIVNRGHDIMVRFRGDAGSLVINGTAYRLRQLHWHTPTEHTVGGRRYDMELHLVHESAAGKAAVVGVLYEVGAAPDPFLRAMEPAVRRIADRRDREEDVGVVDPRRARGRASVYYRYMGSLTTPPCTEGVIWTVVKRVRTVSKYQLELLREAVHDDMEKNARPLQEVHDRDISIFRPKPHKHY, via the exons ATGGGTCGCCGTCCATCCCTcggcctcgcccccgccgccgcggcggccgcggctgtcCTGCTGCTcatcgcggccgcggcgccggccgccaggGCGCAGGAGGAGACGGAGGACGAGCACGAGTTCAGCTACGATCCCCGCGACGCGCACGGGCCGGCGCGCTGGGGCGCGATCAAGGCGGAGTGGGCCAACTGCAGCGCGGGGCGGATGCAGTCGCCCATCGACCTCTCCCACGAGCGCGTCACGCTGGCGCGCGCCCTCGGCTACCTCGACCACGCctaccgcgccgccgcggcctccatcGTCAACCGCGGCCACGACATCATGGTGCGGTTCCGGGGCGACGCCGGGAGCCTCGTGATCAACGGCACGGCGTACCGCCTGCGGCAGCTGCACTGGCACACGCCCACGGAGCACACCGTCGGCGGCCGACGCTACGACATGGAGCTGCACCTCGTGCACGAGAGCGCCGCGGGTAAGGCGGCGGTGGTCGGCGTCCTGTACGAGGTCGGCGCCGCCCCCGACCCGTTCCTGCGCGCGATGGAGCCCGCCGTCCGCCGGATCGCCGACCGCCGGGACAGGGAGGAGGACGTCGGCGTCGTcgacccgcgccgcgcgcgcggccgcgccagCGTCTACTACCGCTACATGGGCTCCCTCACCACGCCGCCCTGCACCGAGGGGGTCATCTGGACCGTCGTCAAGAGG GTTCGCACCGTGTCCAAGTACCAGCTGGAGCTGCTCAGGGAAGCCGTGCACGAC GACATGGAGAAGAACGCGAGGCCGCTGCAGGAGGTGCACGACCGGGACATCAGCATCTTCCGTCCAAAGCCCCACAAGcactactag